A section of the Pleuronectes platessa chromosome 7, fPlePla1.1, whole genome shotgun sequence genome encodes:
- the LOC128444137 gene encoding protein mono-ADP-ribosyltransferase PARP6-like, whose amino-acid sequence MSSLSAVLTSLGISFPHLGARAANCRDFECFAPSEGAASRLADAERSGRTGVDHVQEVDWTRSVRSIVRNYWCFETDAGSHCIVLSIHGNGRHSNLTGLRDCKCAVKALELQVLIPPASKNQAHLIGPSVSVANHVTLKSETEHLGLPAVQNPRETECQQRTESQTDEDSDTGEILCGIQESCATDLCHHPQLETDIEAVRTLYSDSGVSVRVYRPIDAVDVDLNINSTFLEEEVANAWRIDPSEPIVIRLHFSLSQYLDGPAPSVEVFQPSNMDHFRLGNQLQNILAVFISRVRDHLTNEKIVVQQKRRHSWFRPSGTIKKFRARLSIWLPLPKSNELKPPSMKGRLFLPGMKLSRFTNHTSYYTIKNPRGELLTYTPSGKRVLVSEVKSSAQLSTKHLIELLFSSQAIRHCKTTPTLQHGFLVQIMRYAEQRMPTLNEFCVVCDERHVFQNGPMLKPAVCTRELCVFSFYTLGVMSGATEEVATGAEVIDLLVAMCRAALQSSRKSIIFEPYPSVVNPYNPKALAFTPKRKSYDQLQKALDSVLLVRRMAQGPHSEIRKQMDKLDPLAYPLLQWILASNRSHIVKLPLHKQLKFMHTPHQFLLISNPPSKEARFKTARKLYGSTFAFHGSHIENWHSILRNGLVNASYTKLQLHGAAYGKGIYLSPVSSISFGYSEMGKGRHQITAREDLLKKYNRMNKVKQEEPGQARFLQSSNLNCIALCEVITSKDLQKHGNIWVCPKSDHVCTRFLFVYENGQVGDVHINAQEAAIHREILQVIASKPC is encoded by the exons ATGTCCAgtctttctgctgtcctgacgTCATTGGGGATCTCGTTCccccatttaggagccagggcAGCAAACTGTCGTGATTTTGAGTGTTTCGCTCCCAGTGAGGGAGCTGCAAGCCGATTGGctgatgcagagcggagtggacgGACTGGGGTTGACCATGTCCAGGAAGTAGACTGGACCAGATCCGTTCGCAGCATAGTACGCAATTACTGGTGTTTTGAAacggatgcgggcagccactg TATTGTTCTTTCAATCCATGGCAATGGGCGGCATTCAAATCTAACAGGACTAAGAGACTGTAAGTGTGCAGTAAAAGCCCTGGAGCTGCAGGTCCTCATCCCCCCTGCCTCTAAGAACCAGGCTCACCTGATTGGTCCGTCAGTATCTGTAGCCAATCACGTCACACTGAAGTCTGAGACTGAACATTTGGGACTTCCTGCTGTTCAAAACCCCAGG GAGACTGAGTGCCAACAGCGGACAGAGAGCCAAACCGatgaggacagtgacacaggggAGATCCTGTGTGGTATACAG GAGAGCTGTGCCACGGACCTGTGTCACCACCCCCAGCTGGAGACGGACATCGAGGCCGTCAGGACTCTGTATTCTGACTCTGGCGTCTCTGTCAG GGTGTATCGACCAATCGATGCTGTGgacgttgatttaaacattAACTCCACCTTTTTGGAA gaaGAGGTGGCCAACGCCTGGAGGATTGACCCGTCGGAGCCCATCGTTATCCGTctgcacttctctctctctcagtaccTGGATGGACCCG CGCCTTCAGTTGAAGTCTTCCAGCCTTCCAACATGGATCACTTCAGGCTCGGGAACCAACTGCAGAA TATTCTCGCAGTTTTCATATCTCGGGTGAGGGACCACCTGACCAACGAGAAGATCGTGGTCCAGCAGAAGCGCAGACACAGCTGGTTCAGGCCGAGTGGGACCATCAAGAAATTCCGAGCGCGACTCAGCATCTGGTTACCACTTCCAAA GTCAAATGAGCTCAAGCCTCCATCTATGAAAGGAAGACTTTTTTTACCAGGCATGAAACTGAGCCGATTCACAAATCACACAAGCTACTACACCATCAAGAATCCCAGAGGAGAGCTCTTAACCTACACACCCAGTGGGAAG AGGGTGTTGGTGTCAGAAGTGAAATCATCAGCACAGCTCAGCACCAAACATCTGATAGagctgctcttctcctcccagGCCATCAGACACTGTAAGACCACCCCCACTCTGCAGCATGGCTTCTTAGTGCAG ATAATGAGGTACGCTGAGCAGAGAATGCCGACGCTGAATGAATTCTGTGTGGTGTGCGATGAGCGACATGTGTTTCAGAACGGCCCCATGTTAAAG cctgCAGTTTGCACcagggagctgtgtgtgttttcattctaCACACTGGGGGTCATGTCTGGAGCTACGGAGGAGGTTGCTACCGGTGCAGAG GTGATTGACCTGCTGGTCGCTATGTGTAGAGCGGCTCTTCAGTCTTCACGCAAGAGCATCATATTTGAGCCATACCCCTCTGTCGTTAATCCATACAACCCCAAAGCTCTGGCCTTTACTCCAAAG AGAAAGAGCTACGACCAGCTGCAAAAAGCTCTGGACAGTGTCTTATTAGTCAGGAGGATGGCACAG GGTCCACATTCTGAAATTAGGAAGCAGATGGACAAGTTAGATCCTCTCGCTTACCCCTTGCTACAATG GATTTTAGCGAGCAACAGGTCCCACATTGTCAAGCTTCCACTGCACAAG CAACTGAAGTTCATGCACACGCCCCATCAGTTCCTGTTGATCAGCAACCCTCCGTCCAAAGAGGCTCGATTCAAAACCGCCAGAAAGCTTTATGGCAGCACCTTTGCTTTCCA TGGTTCCCACATTGAAAATTGGCACTCTATTCTAAGAAACGGGCTGGTTAATGCCTCATACACCAAATTACAG CTTCATGGAGCTGCATATGGGAAAGGCATCTATTTGAGTCCTGTCTCAAGCATATCTTTTGGATATTCAG aGATGGGGAAAGGTCGACACCAAATAACTGCCAGAGAAGATCTCCTGAAGAAATACAATCGAATGAACAAAGTCAAACAG GAAGAGCCGGGGCAAGCAAGGTTTCTGCAGAGCAGCAACCTGAACTGCATTGCACTCTGTGAAG TCATCACTTCAAAAGACCTTCAAAAGCATGGGAACATTTGGGTGTGTCCGAAATCTGACCACGTGTGCACACGCTTCCTCTTTGT gtATGAAAATGGTCAGGTGGGAGATGTCCACATCAACGCTCAGGAAGCCGCGATCCACAGAGAAATTTTACAAGTAATTGCTTCAAAGCCGTGCTGA
- the LOC128444138 gene encoding ribonuclease P protein subunit p25-like protein translates to MKSSNAACSTAMEPQAASLSPCVPSSSVSSKLGQSNLRRISRTEDSSVYPIPGLADDILHMRVKEGSKIRNLLRFVTARMHGEGRDGNGTSLRQVVFTGSGRGVTKTITCVEILKRKVGGLHQVSKIYYKTVNEVWEDPQQGAAGTSTQRTIPAICMLLSKDPLDPQEPGYQPPQSLGVPAEDTERCRALLRPAQSPSSEDRAKRLCQDDWSMWSP, encoded by the coding sequence ATGAAGAGTTCAAATGCTGCATGCAGCACTGCAATGGAGCCACAGGCTGCCTCACTCAGCCCCTGCGTCCCGTCCTCTTCTGTGTCTTCAAAACTTGGCCAAAGCAACTTGAGGAGAATCAGCCGCACAGAGGacagcagtgtttatcccatCCCTGGCCTGGCAGATGACATTCTGCACATGAGAGTGAAGGAGGGAAGCAAGATCCGCAATTTACTGCGGTTTGTGACAGCTCGCATGCACGGGGAGGGGAGAGACGGCAACGGGACATCTCTGAGGCAGGTGGTCTTCACTGGCTCAGGTAGGGGAGTCACCAAGACTATCACCTGCGTGGAGATCCTGAAACGTAAAGTGGGAGGGCTGCACCAGGTGTCCAAAATCTACTACAAGACAGTGAATGAGGTCTGGGAGGATCCACAACAGGGAGCTGCAGGGACAAGCACGCAGAGGACGATCCCTGCCATCTGTATGCTGCTCTCTAAAGACCCTCTGGATCCCCAGGAGCCTGGATACCAACCTCCACAGTCCCTGGGTGTTCctgcagaggacacagagagatGCAGGGCTCTGCTCAGGCCAGCTCAAAGTCCGTCCTCAGAGGACAGAGCCAAGAGACTGTGTCAGGACGACTGGAGCATGTGGTCCCCCTGA
- the LOC128444321 gene encoding cytochrome c oxidase subunit 5A, mitochondrial, producing MFRAAVRLSVSGVRSLARAGPGCQAPLASRCYSHGKQETDEEFDARWVTYFSKPDIDAWELRKGMNTLIGYDLVPEPKILEAALRACRRLDDLASAVRILEAVKHKAGPHKEIYPYLIQELKPTLDELGVSTPEELGIDKLN from the exons ATGTTCAGAGCTGCCGTCCGACTCTCTGTCTCCGGTGTCCGGAGTTTAGCCCGTGCGGGGCCCGGATGCCAAG CTCCCTTGGCGTCGAGGTGTTACTCACATGGGAAGCAGGAGACAGATGAGGAGTTTGATGCCCGCTGGGTCACCTATTTCAGCAAGCCAGACATCGATGCATGGGAGCTGAGGAAAG GTATGAACACATTGATCGGTTATGACCTGGTACCTGAGCCAAAGATTCTTGAGGCAGCACTGAGAGCCTGTCGGAGGTTAGACGACTTGGCCAGCGCTGTCCGAATTTTGGAAGCTGTGAAG CACAAAGCCGGACCTCATAAAGAGATCTACCCATACCTGATCCAAGAGCTGAAGCCAACATTAGATGAGCTTGGTGTCTCCACACCTGAAGAGCTCGGCATTGACAAACTTAACTAG